ttctctgggtagctcttgctgtcctggaattcactttgtagaccaggctggccttgaactcagagatccacctgtctctgcctcccaagtgctgtgattaaaggcttgtgctaccactgcctgtccaAAATGGATACTTTTAAAACACCAATATTATACTTAAGATTTAAGAAACATCAAGGAAGTCATCCAGGTGGCTCTTGTAATACATttcatctctcctcctgctctgaAAGTGCCAAGGCCTCTCATACTCTGGGCCTTAGTAGTCATGTGTTCCCTTCAGTAgttatggctttgaactcttctTGAGGTAGAATGGCTTATGACAAAGGATTTCTGATGTCAGTTGAGTGAATGAGGAGAATTCCTCACCTGAGAAATGTAGCTCCAAAGGGTGACTGGCCTCTGACCACACATGTGGAGTATTTGTATAGTATCCATAACATCTGAAAGGACCACTCTTGCTGGCTGCCATGGAGATCACAGGAAACAGAGCCTGGGACTGTCCAGTGTGTAATAACTGTGCCATTTGGGACCTGGAGAACTTCAGATCTTCCCCTGTCAAAATGAACCCATCATATCCTTTGGATGAGACACACTGAAGGGTCACATTTCCAACTGAGGTCACCACAGGGCTGGGAAAAGCTGACAGAGTAGGTTTGCCATGGTGGACACCTAGAAAAATTGGACAGAGCCTGGTAATGATACATTGTCTGCAGCAGCTGGGCTATGGCTGAAAATGTTTAGAGATTTATTTCCTGAGGGAAAATATAGAGGGCACAATGTACTCATGGTCACAAATAATATGGGAGAAATCACAAATGTTTTTCATGTAGTGTGTCTGCTCAATGGAGGAGATAAATACCTGTCTTCTATCAAGAAAGCTGGGAGTGGATGTTGTTAATACCCAGGTGACTTTTCCATCTGTAGATCCAAACCTCACCTGAATCCCTGAAAATGATTATTGCAGACTCtcctccctagacctttatcACTGGCATTCATTAATGAATCTCATCCTTTGGGGAGATGTCGCATATATTTTTTAGCCTGCTGACATTGGCATCACCTCAGTCAGAGACCACACCAGAACAAATGCCCTTAGATACAAAATCAA
The sequence above is drawn from the Peromyscus leucopus breed LL Stock chromosome 1, UCI_PerLeu_2.1, whole genome shotgun sequence genome and encodes:
- the LOC114689253 gene encoding leukocyte immunoglobulin-like receptor subfamily A member 6 isoform X1; this encodes MTPLFTGLLYLGLSLDLRNTVLAGNLEKPTLWAEPSSVIASGNNVTIWCEGSKETQIYFLYKEGSSAPWDSQTPKDPGNKALFSIASMEKLHAGQYRCYSYKSRWRSDPLELVVTGVHHGKPTLSAFPSPVVTSVGNVTLQCVSSKGYDGFILTGEDLKFSRSQMAQLLHTGQSQALFPVISMAASKSGPFRCYGYYTNTPHVWSEASHPLELHFSGEEFSSFTQLTSEILCHKPFYLKKSSKP